In the Mytilus galloprovincialis chromosome 10, xbMytGall1.hap1.1, whole genome shotgun sequence genome, one interval contains:
- the LOC143047864 gene encoding uncharacterized protein LOC143047864 isoform X1, with product MNGGEPATLAWQFENFTKAGTCKSVLSTFHDLCDAAGLKHDTHTNFYRRLKSKINFWKAQNIWVKLDKHASRKEYRRGEACANTNVLVIGAGPCGLRTAIELVLLGARVVVVEKRDSFSRNNVLHLWPFLITDLKNLGAKKFFGKFCAGAIDHISIRQLQCILMKVALLLGVEIHVNTSFDGLIEPPSDQSHKTGWRAKITPEDSPVAEFEFDVLIGADGKRNTLQGFKRKEFRGKLAIAITANFINRNSQQEARVEEISGVAFIFNQKFFKDLNEKTGIDLENIVYYKDDTHYFVMTAKKSSLLDKGVLLQDHPDTATLLSQQNVCKDKLLNYAKEAADFSTNHLLPHLDYAINNYGQPDVAMFDFTSMFAAVNACRAVKRNGHTLLSCLVGDSLLEPFWPTGSGCARGFLGGFDSAWMVKNWASGKMTPLQVIAERESIYQVLSQTTPENLNKNYSEYGLDPNTRYSNMNFRTVLPQQVRHLYDTGDGTYSDEIIEVPAKRPRNDEYIDSYSLLRWSQRVLNNSSYRNVHIIDLTASWRSGLALCALIHYFKPDLIDFQSLLSNEPIQNNQLAFSVAESSLGIKPMMTPQEMVNCSLPDKLTMVSYLSQFYHKFKKERLANAESASTVLLRDEPQKSHKSPLSRLSILQKLRNSAKFHRSKKRKDKDEDKVIESSLSKRKHKSPEHFEKTEVELTKFNKLPMEEIANKLDMNQKFKDISNQNKIDIEGNVKVSAMAEILASKFQSQAEQAVNQTPVKKLKTPGVLLAATPVSETCFFCKKRVYLMERMSAEGLFFHRGCLKCDYCDVGLRLNNYSADKLPSGEVKFFCFRHSRLEMRFSKFKRKRGYNEEEEQIKENIPKVVIDAGPSPKPERRTSPKKIPTPLTPPLSPPDDEPKPKKTPERIEFENSIDGLQEESEEELTEHNLRASMSSDALLLDMDDDLSDSDLDDLIDYEMAHTLSQWPSDDEELNEVLNETVGHSKDLTLEEALQVVETLKRKSHENLLDALKLESQIQYEKMNKPPEEEEESEADSDTDEQDDSTSETEKETDPSKESEPSQHNGKLSLVINQEKSPSAMKSARANFFNTPPEPVRLDPFKMFPDMGNKTKELKEVKKSTSSEEEEFIEEEIIEIEEWEQIADEAEKKIKNINGELSGEDREENVDADQEENIDEDQEENGDENLEENVDEEQEENVDENKQDTGDEFEEVFESDNENMSDGENDRTAVQNELEKLLADFDHKSSVSSSEHIIKTDSSSVCDEELVMSDDNRYVMSEDNHADIECEEEDHVSRNNSKRTSSNGSSKNTTQAVLESVRNMGSSDENKDFAGIDDRFVTCSRGRGRNQTPGKKQYRNSVGSDSSFTISTPSNSAHSSLTSLSEDNRKYGGDDEREDDTPDNDLDDDIFRQYQVTISQKLDDDDEEEYSEEVTPCVLDNLDDTLNAEKEIEMDNEPKDVDKSIYETPNASVTSDTFVSAGNSINMNNNYEKSPTLESNESESCEKCISDGSVLSSDKNSETINHVTSQKRVISPQISSDGSEISTEQNVVSNQKKLIAPLINSDGSVWRPLPKLPDHLNTQQKKEKVYDNASPRKSSTSPKISKSKKLLQRQKKLPLDSEEQSNNVKSSERKLITIDKSLEDFKIPSAVTEHTKSVGVFYNDVEYSGSESKEKNLSVNEGRKLPDISNLKSRITPPGFQSEFMRKRLGSPTSLGSKTPSSPEPSKSVSTSTNSPRVLSDTPDIIKDVNIKKTKISVDKTKLTAFNSIEDSSSQNEEGAKRKIGVDVSLKNISPPVVSVEQKNIDDIPFADDSEDDFLEEKDTFYTPKTSVKTKPDKKIELQNKDVRKRILPVPPTLSTPNADHIRDLKKEEISKARENARIKARLKSDEELGLSDINYTPISAKKIQRKLRKELSTGTSNTPSTSDMVTDSEENKKVGISHSTPINSVFKTPKSKDKKKKKKESLDIVESGLSKESDTETPLKSTKKKKSLLQILKPNKSPEHKELKEKNRSSSTDTLEEKSAKKKKKTPKSEKKKKRQKSTDIVEMKDLPSVFSEKVKLRQNGSQKRPSLLQRRSMPPRADFDEFSDSDESHLSADASLNRRSKRNLTEDELNIKIARRVQSAARKQLKQKEQKRLRIAQEIQRQLEEVDVKQKELEERGVVVEKALRGEGEDAGRDEAGLMQEWFNLVYEKNALVRYESELMVNAQYMELEDRHGRLEQELRERMAINKTGRRSNRFSTSEMTEVYLPRKYEQKTPEQAAEEKRILDELLEVVEEKNNLVKMIEEDRVREREEDRDLMVMMRAKGFDLDPIDHTRHLKNSCGFPLSC from the exons ATGAATGGAGGTGAGCCTGCCACGTTGGCTTGGCAGTTTGAAAACTTTACCAAGGCAGGCACGTGTAAATCTGTATTATCTACATTCCATGACCTCTGTGATGCAGCAGGACTTAAACATGACACGCACACCAACTTTTATCGTAGACTGAAATCTAAGATCAACTTCTGGAAGGCTCAGAATATCTGGGTTAAACTCGACAAACATGCTTCCAGGAAGGAATACCGTAGAGGAGAGGCCTGTGCTAATACAAAT GTGTTGGTAATAGGTGCTGGACCATGCGGACTGAGGACTGCTATAGAATTAGTATTACTTGGAGCTAGAGTAGTAGTGGTAGAAAAACGAGACAGTTTCTCACGAAACAATGTACTCCATCTCTGGCCATTCCTTATCACTGATCTCAAAAATCTTGGGGCCAAAAagttttttggaaaattttgtgcTGGTGCCATAGACCATATca GCATCAGACAGTTACAATGTATACTGATGAAGGTTGCCCTCCTCCTTGGAGTAGAGATTCATGTCAACACATCATTTGATGGCTTGATAGAGCCACCCTCAGATCAATCTCATA aaacaggatggagggctaaaataacaccaGAAGATAGTCCTGTTGCTGAGTTTGAATTTGATGTGTTAATTGGAGCTGATGGGAAAAGAAATACATTGCAGG gGTTCAAGAGGAAAGAATTTCGAGGGAAACTTGCCATAGCCATCACAGCCAATTTTATTAACCGTAATTCACAACAAGAGGCCCGTGTAGAGGAAATCAGTGGTGTAGCATTTATATTTAACCAAAAATTCTTCAAAGATCTAAATGAAAAGACCGGGATTGATCTggaaaatattgtttattataaaGATGACACTCATTATTTTGTTATGACTGCTAAAAAATCAAGTCTATTGGATAAAGGAGTTCTTTTGCAG GATCACCCAGACACAGCCACACTGTTATCACAACAAAACGTATGTAAAGATAAATTACTGAACTATGCCAAAGAGGCTGCCGATTTCTCCACCAATCATCTTCTTCCTCATTTAGACTATGCCATCAACAATTACGGACAACCAGATGTTGCCATGTTTGACTTCACATCCATGTTTGCTGCTGTTAATGCCTGCAGGGCTGTTAAAAGAAATGGTCATACATTACTCAGTTGTCTTGTGGGTGATAGCTTGTTAGAG CCTTTCTGGCCTACAGGATCAGGTTGTGCCCGAGGTTTTCTGGGAGGATTTGATTCAGCGTGGATGGTAAAGAATTGGGCCTCTGGGAAGATGACACCATTACAAGTCATCGCAGAGAGAGAAAGTATTTACCAAGTGTTATCTCAGACTACTCCagaaaatctaaataaaaattaCAGTGAATATGGCTTAGATCCCAATACAAG ATATTCCAATATGAACTTTAGGACAGTGTTACCACAACAAGTAAGGCATTTATATGATACAGGAGATGGTACTTACAGTGATGAAATCATAGAGGTGCCTGCTAAACGACCAAGAAATG atgAGTATATTGACAGTTATTCATTATTACGGTGGAGTCAGAGAGTATTGAACAACAGTTCCTACAGAAATGTACACATCATAGATCTGACAGCATCCTGGAGAAGTGGACTGGCTCTTTGTGCTCTTATACATTACTTTAAACCTGATCTCAT AGATTTCCAATCATTATTATCTAATGAACCAATCCAGAATAACCAGTTAGCATTCAGTGTGGCCGAATCCTCACTGGGTATAAAGCCTATGATGACACCCCAGGAGATGGTCAACTGTTCCCTTCCTGACAAACTAACCATGGTCTCTTATCTGTCTCAGTTCTATCATAAATTCAAGAAAGAAAGACTTGCAAATG cTGAATCTGCCAGTACTGTCTTGTTGAGAGATGAGCCACAGAAATCCCACAAGTCTCCTCTAAGTCGACTGTCTATACTTCAAAAACTTAGAAATAGTGCAAAGTTTCACAGATCAAAAAAG AGAAAAGATAAAGATGAAGACAAAGTCATTGAATCTTCACTGTCCAAACGAAAACATAAATCTCCTGAG CATTTTGAGAAGACTGAAGTAGAGTTAACCAAATTTAACAAACTGCCAATGGAGGAGATCGCTAATAAACTTGACATGAATCAGAAGTTCAAGGACATCAGTAAtcaaaataagattgacattgaAGGCAATGTCAAGGTCAGTGCCATGGCAGAAATATTGGCATCCAAATTCCAGAGTCAAGCAGAACAAGCAGTAAACCAAACACCTGTCAAGAAACTG AAGACTCCTGGCGTATTACTAGCAGCAACACCAGTAAGTGAAACCTGTTTCTTCTGTAAGAAACGTGTCTACCTAATGGAGAGGATGAGTGCCGAGGGTCTGTTCTTCCATCGAGGATGTCTCAAGTGTGATTACTGTGACGTTGGTTTACGGTTGAATAATTATAGTGCTGATAAACTGCCAAGTGGGGAAG tgAAGTTTTTCTGCTTCCGGCATTCCAGGTTAGAAATGagattttctaaatttaaaagaaaaagaggaTACAATGAAGAAGAGGAGCAGATCAAG GAAAATATTCCAAAGGTTGTCATTGATGCTGGTCCGTCACCAAAACCTGAGAGGAGAACATCTCCAAAGAAAATTCCAA cgCCATTAACCCCTCCGTTATCCCCACCTGATGATGAGCCAAAACCAAAGAAGACACCAGAGCGTATAGAGTTTGAGAACAGTATAGATGGTCTACAAGAGGAGTCTGAGGAGGAGCTTACAGAACACAATCTGAGGGCTTCCATGTCGTCTGATGCCTTACTACTGGACATGGATGATGACCTCAGTGACTCAGATTTAGA TGATTTAATAGATTATGAGATGGCTCACACGCTGAGTCAATG GCCAAGCGATGATGAAGAATTGAATGAGGTCCTCAATGAGACTGTGGGACACAGCAAAGATCTGACTTTAGAGGAAGCTTTGCAAGTAGTGGAAACATTGAAAAGAAAGTCGCATGAGAATCTACTGGATGCTCTGAAACTTGAAAGTCAGATACAGTATGAAAAGATGAACAAACCACCAGAGGAGGAAGAAGAGTCAGAGGCTG ACTCAGATACAGATGAACAGGATGATTCTACGAGTGAAACTGAAAAAGAAACGGACCCCAGTAAGGAGAGTGAACCTAGTCAACACAATGGTAAATTATCTCTGGTTATCAATCAGGAGAAAAGTCCATCAGCAATGAAATCAGCCAGAGCAAACTTCTTTAATACCCCACCAGAACCAGTCCGATTAGACCCATTTAAAATGTTCCCTGACATGGGAAATAAAACGAAAGAATTGAAAGAAGTGAAGAAATCCACATCATCAGAAGAGGAAGAATTCATAGAAGAAGAAATAATAGAAATTGAAGAATGGGAACAAATTGCTGATGAAGcagaaaagaaaatcaaaaacattAATGGAGAACTGAGTGGAGAAGATCGAGAAGAAAATGTGGATGCTGATCAAGAAGAAAATATTGATGAAGATCAAGAAGAAAATGGGGATGAAAATCTAGAAGAAAATGTGGACGAGGAGCAGGAAGAAAATGTAGATGAAAATAAGCAAGATACTGGTGACGAGTTTGAAGAAGTGTTTGAAAGTGACAATGAGAATATGTCTGATGGTGAAAATGATAGAACTGCAGTTCAGAATGAATTGGAGAAATTATTGGCAGATTTTGATCATAAATCATCTGTCAGTAGTAGTGAACATATTATAAAAACCGACAGTTCGTCAGTTTGTGATGAAGAGTTAGTGATGTCTGACGATAATAGATATGTGATGTCAGAGGATAATCATGCCGATATTGAATGTGAAGAAGAGGATCATGTCTCCAGAAATAATTCAAAAAGGACAAGCAGCAATGGTAGTTCTAAAAATACAACGCAGGCTGTCTTAGAGAGTGTAAGAAATATGGGAAGTTCTGACGAAAATAAAGACTTCGCAGGTATTGACGATAGATTTGTGACATGTTCAAGAGGCAGGGGTAGAAATCAAACCCCTGGTAAGAAACAGTATAGGAACTCAGTCGGATCTGATTCAAGCTTTACAATCTCAACTCCAAGTAATTCTGCTCATTCCTCATTAACTTCTCTTTCTGAAGACAATAGAAAATATGGCGGAGATGATGAGCGGGAGGATGATACCCCAGATAATGATTTGGACGATGATATTTTCCGTCAGTATCAAGTGACAATAAGTCAGAAACTTGATGATGACGATGAAGAAGAATACTCAGAGGAAGTGACTCCTTGTGTACTTGATAATTTGGATGATACATTAAATGCTGAAAAGGAAATTGAAATGGATAATGAGCCGAAAGATGTTGATAAAAGTATTTATGAAACCCCAAATGCAAGTGTTACTAGTGATACGTTTGTGTCTGCTGGGAACtcaataaatatgaataataattaTGAAAAGTCTCCGACTTTGGAATCTAACGAATCagaaagttgtgaaaaatgtatCAGTGATGGTAGTGTACTCAGTTCTGATAAAAATAGTGAAACTATAAACCATGTGACTTCTCAGAAAAGAGTAATCTCCCCTCAGATCAGTAGTGATGGTAGTGAAATAAGCACTGAACAAAATGTTGTGAGTAATCAGAAAAAATTAATAGCCCCATTGATTAATAGTGATGGTTCTGTCTGGAGACCTTTACCCAAATTACCAGATCATTTAAATACACAACAGAAAAAGGAAAAAGTTTACGATAATGCAAGTCCCCGTAAAAGTTCCACTTCTCCAAAAATTTCAAAGAGTAAGAAATTACTACAAAGACAAAAGAAACTTCCATTAGACTCAGAAGAACAATCAAATAATGTAAAAAGTTCTGAAAGAAAATTGATTACAATCGATAAAAGTTTAGAGGATTTTAAAATTCCTTCTGCTGTGACCGAACATACGAAATCAGTTGGTGTTTTTTACAATGATGTTGAATATTCAGGTAGTGAAAGTAAGGAGAAAAATTTGTCTGTTAATGAAGGAAGAAAGCTGCCAGATATTAGCAATCTGAAGAGTAGAATTACTCCCCCTGGGTTCCAAAGTGAGTTCATGAGGAAACGTCTTGGATCTCCAACTTCGTTAGGATCAAAGACGCCATCTAGTCCAGAACCTTCAAAATCTGTTTCAACCAGTACTAATAGCCCTCGTGTTCTTTCAGATACCCCTGATAttataaaagatgtaaatataaagaaaacaaaaatctcaGTCGACAAAACAAAATTAACGGCATTTAATAGTATTGAAGATAGTTCAAGTCAGAATGAAGAAGGTGCAAAGAGAAAAATAGGTGTTGATGTTAGTCTTAAAAATATAAGTCCCCCCGTCGTGTCAGtggaacaaaaaaatattgacgatATTCCATTTGCAGATGATAGTGAAGACGACTTTTTAGAGGAAAAAGATACATTTTATACTCCGAAAACATCTGTAAAAACAAAACCTGATAAAAAGATTGAATTACAAAATAAGGATGTCCGTAAACGTATCTTGCCTGTTCCACCAACACTGAGTACACCCAATGCTGATCATATCAGGGATCTTAAAAAGGAAGAAATTAGTAAAGCTAGAGAAAATGCTAGAATTAAAGCAAGGTTGAAAAGCGATGAGGAATTAGGATTATCAGACATAAATTATACCCCTATATCTGCTAAGAAAATTCAACGAAAGTTGCGCAAAGAATTAAGTACTGGGACTTCAAATACACCCAGTACAAGTGACATGGTTACAGATAGTGAGGAAAACAAAAAAGTTGGGATCTCACATTCTACACCTATTAATTCTGTGTTTAAAACACCGAAATCAAAagacaagaaaaagaaaaagaaagaatcTTTAGATATTGTAGAAAGTGGACTATCAAAAGAATCTGATACGGAAACTCCTTTAAAATCTACAAAGAAAAAGAAATCCTTATTACAAATTCTCAAACCAAATAAATCTCCTGAACACAAAGAATTGAAGGAAAAAAATCGTTCATCTTCTACGGATACACTGGAAGAAAAATCagcaaagaaaaagaaaaagactccAAAATCtgagaagaagaaaaaacgaCAAAAGTCTACAGATATTGTAGAAATGAAAGATTTACCATCTGTGTTTTCTGAAAAAGTTAAACTTCGACAGAATGGGTCGCAGAAACGTCCATCTTTATTGCAGAGAAGATCTATGCCTCCCAGAGCTGATT TTGATGAGTTCTCAGATTCGGACGAAAGTCATTTGTCAGCAGATGCCTCACTGAATAGAAGATCTAAG AGAAATTTAACAGAGGATGAACTGAATATAAAAATTGCTCGCCGTGTTCAATCAGCAGCCCGTAAACAGTTGAAGCAGAAAGAACAGAAGAGATTGAGGATAGCCCAGGAGATACAAAGACAACTAGAAGAGGTGGATGTAAAACAAAAGGAGTTAGAGGAGAGGGGAGTTGTTGTAGAGAAAGCTCTTAGAGGAGAAGGAGAAG ATGCAGGGCGAGATGAGGCAGGATTGATGCAGGAATGGTTTAATCTGGTATATGAGAAGAATGCTTTAGTCAGATATGAATCAGAACTTATGGTCAA TGCCCAATATATGGAGCTAGAAGACAGACATGGCCGATTAGAACAAGAACTAAGGGAAAGAATGGCTATCAACA AAACAGGTCGTAGAAGTAACCGATTCTCGACAAGCGAGATGACCGAGGTTTATTTACCTCGGAAAT